One genomic window of Haloarcula pelagica includes the following:
- a CDS encoding winged helix-turn-helix transcriptional regulator: protein MPFGKRRKFDYDGGLSSTVSGMVDTLREYFELRGGIGLLVVLKGDAKRFKDLADRLHISSSTLTKRIGEAKDYGLITPEIDNKETSVNNRYRLTERGQYVVTKMERMNIIHAYRTMLDMQAQIEDGKTELLEWVELDETKEELARQSDSDPYVDPFGNDVTEFSNDDDDRDYDEFMTEE, encoded by the coding sequence GTGCCATTCGGAAAGAGAAGGAAGTTTGACTATGACGGGGGATTGAGTTCAACAGTATCGGGCATGGTAGACACGCTTAGGGAGTACTTCGAGTTGCGCGGTGGGATTGGGCTACTCGTCGTGTTGAAAGGTGATGCAAAGAGATTCAAAGACCTGGCCGACCGGCTACACATCAGCTCTTCAACGCTGACGAAACGGATTGGCGAAGCGAAAGATTACGGGCTTATAACACCCGAAATCGACAATAAGGAAACCTCTGTGAATAATCGGTATCGACTCACCGAGCGTGGGCAGTACGTAGTTACGAAGATGGAGCGGATGAACATCATTCACGCGTACCGGACGATGCTGGATATGCAGGCACAAATCGAGGACGGAAAAACCGAGTTACTGGAGTGGGTGGAACTTGATGAGACGAAAGAAGAATTGGCCAGGCAGAGCGATAGCGACCCATACGTTGACCCATTCGGCAACGATGTGACAGAGTTCTCCAACGACGATGATGATCGTGACTACGATGAGTTCATGACGGAAGAATAA
- a CDS encoding DUF7344 domain-containing protein gives MPQNIDSASLNVMFDALRNPYRRRILVAISDHNPCEITEFTRNQFAPVSEDEAGPERLEVQLLHSHLPKLAEKGYIDWNPEAETIRRGPNFHDIAPLLQLLDDNADKLPADWP, from the coding sequence ATGCCGCAAAACATCGACTCGGCGTCACTCAACGTGATGTTCGACGCCCTACGGAACCCGTATCGCCGACGAATCCTCGTCGCCATCTCCGACCACAATCCATGTGAGATAACCGAATTCACCCGGAACCAGTTCGCGCCCGTCTCTGAAGATGAAGCCGGCCCCGAACGGCTGGAAGTGCAATTGCTCCATTCTCACCTGCCCAAACTGGCTGAGAAGGGGTATATCGACTGGAATCCCGAGGCGGAGACGATTCGGCGGGGACCGAACTTCCACGACATCGCACCGCTCCTCCAGTTGTTGGACGACAATGCCGACAAGTTACCAGCCGACTGGCCGTAA